The sequence below is a genomic window from Granulicatella elegans.
TACTGAACAATTCTATCTAGCTCAGCACCTTTTGCTCTAAATGCTTGAACATAAATCCCTTTAACACCATCCCTTGGATAGGGAATTGTAATTCCTGAATCGTAAGTACTAGTTACAGGAAAATTAACGGGAACTTTTAATAAACTTGAAGCTCTTAAGGTTAATTTTTGCGGAGTTTCTTCTTCGTGTGCATGGACAGGGGTAAAAAGAAGGATGAATACTCCTAATAAAAGAATACGAATGATTCTATTTATTTTCTCCATCAGCAACTACTCCTTTCTTGTACTCAAGCGAGCCTTTAGAATTCGGATTGGTTTGTCAATGGCTGTCAGAGGTTCGTTAATTTCTTCCAGTATTTTTTGACGATCAATGGCTGCTTGATTCAAAACTTTGATTTTCTCTCTTAAATCATCATTTGATAATTTATTTCCAGAAATTTCAACAAAGAATTGTTGTTCTTTATTTAATTGTTCTTCGGATTTCTTGATGTAATCCGTTATACTGTCGACAATTTTTTGCAAGTTTGAGCTTACGATTTTAATTTCAACACTTGGCAAATTTTTGTCTTGTAAATTACTAAGGTGAGACGCATCATCACGAATCACTTTTAACGTTTTAGTAATTTGTTTTTGAATATCTCTTCTTTGTTGTAGATTATCAAAAACTTTACCTTTTTTCTTAGCGTAATTTGCTAGAGTCGAATCATCAGCAATATCATCTTCCCAATCATTTTGCAAATTTGCTTCAAAAGTTTGGATGTTGTTTAAATGATCAACAACCACAGGTAAGGTATCTTGTACTTCTTGAACAGTTTTCTCAGCACTCTTCTTTGTATTAGCGCAGGCTGCAAATACTAGCAAACTTGCACTAATCAAGAATACCTTCGTAGCAATTTTTTTCATAACACACTCCTTATTTTTCGCATCTTCATTTATAGACACACAAATTACTTTGTCATTATACAGTTTTTTTGTGAAATGTACAAATAATTAACCGATTTGATGCCTTTTTCATGTGAAAGTGGGGATGTTTTTGCTATTTTTAGGTAAAATTTGAAATTTTTTATTCCATATTCTCTTGTTTGACGAAGATTAGTAGAATCGGTACAATAGAGTTATTGAAAGTAGAAAGAGGTATTTTATGATTATTTATTTAGTGTTAAGTTTATTATTGATTGCAGCAGACCAATTTATGAAAATGTGGATTGTTTCTAATTTCGCCTTGCATACAGGACAAGAATTGTTACCAGGTATTGTGAAGTTATTTTATATTCAAAATACGGGTGCAGCATGGGGGATTTTAGCAGGACAACAATTTGTATTTTATATGATTACTGCTTTTGG
It includes:
- a CDS encoding YkyA family protein, with protein sequence MKKIATKVFLISASLLVFAACANTKKSAEKTVQEVQDTLPVVVDHLNNIQTFEANLQNDWEDDIADDSTLANYAKKKGKVFDNLQQRRDIQKQITKTLKVIRDDASHLSNLQDKNLPSVEIKIVSSNLQKIVDSITDYIKKSEEQLNKEQQFFVEISGNKLSNDDLREKIKVLNQAAIDRQKILEEINEPLTAIDKPIRILKARLSTRKE